A window of Companilactobacillus allii genomic DNA:
ACAAAATAGTCAGGAGCAATTATACCCCTGACTCTCTCTGCGCCCTCAAATCCGCCAAAGTAATGAACATATAAGTCATCATATTTATTAACCAGATTATTTAATATCAACTGTTCCCTTAAATTAAGGAAATCAGTTAATTGAGGGATATACATACTTTGTGTTCTAAGTAATAAATCACTCATTTTGTCGATAAAAGGCTTTTCTTCCGGACGAAAATATCCACTTTTTAAGCTTACATTTTCTTTATCTGTCATTAGATTATCCAAAAAATCACTTTCTGTACTAATTCTAAAATTAACAAAGCAATCAATGGAGAGAAATCGATCATTCCAAAAGTAGTAGGTATAACTTTCTTGATTGCATTGAAAAATGGTTCAACCATTCTAACTACAATTTGTCCAATACTTGACTGATATAGTCGAGGAATAAATGTCATAATACAATAAATGAATACGACAAACTCATAAAGTTGAAATACTCCTCCGATGATAAATGGTAAACCATATAAAATTTGATTCATAGAGTTCCCCTATCTTTTTTATTCGTTTAATTCAGGGATACTTCCATCAATTTCGAACTTTGGTGGAGTACATAGGAAAATCTTATCTCCAACACGTTTAATTTCGCCATTTAAGGCATAAATTGAACCCGTTAAAAAGTCAACGATCCTTTTCGCCTGTTCATCATTAATATTATTGAAATTAACAATTACAGCTTTATTATTTAAAAGCTGCTTAGCAACGATTTTAGCATCAGAATAAACACGAGGTTGGTAAATAGCAATCTTGCTACTACCAGGTCTTGTTTCGTTTGCTGAATTCATAGAAACAACTTTTTCATTACCAGAATAATCAGTAGTGGTTTGTTGCTCGTTGCTATTTTGTTCATCGTACTCTTCTTCATCGTTAATTCCAAAGAAATTACCTAACTTTTCAAAAGCCATAATAAGTTCTCCTTAAATAAATTACAAAGGGTAATTGATCCAAATGTAATTCCTTTTTTATCTATTGTTACGTCTCTTAAATATTGGTGGTGTTGAATCATCATCATTATCATCTAAATCGATAGTTTCGGGTTTCTTAAAAATTTCAAAATCACCTTTTTCACCAGAAACATCTTTTGAAGATGAATCATGATTAATATCCCAATCAGCTAATGGATCAGATGATTGTTGTGGTGCTTGTTTAGTTTCATCCGATTTTTCGTTAGGATTAAATGAAGCATTACGATTATTTAATTGAGGACGCTTTGGAGCTTGTTTTTTACTTTCTTCAGTCTCGACACCAGTGGCAATAACTGTAACTTTAACTTGGTCGCCTAGTGTTTCATCAATTGAAGTACCAAATATAATATTTACGTCTGAAGTAGCTTGTTCTGATACGATTTGAGCTGCATCTTGTGCTTCAAACAATGAAAGGTCAGGACCACCAGTAATATTAAGTAATACTTGCTTAGCTCCATCAATGGAAACTTCAAGTAATGGTGAAGAAATGGCTTTATTCGTAGCATCGGTAATTCTATTTTCACCATTAGCTGTACCAATACCCATAAGAGCAGATCCTTGATCAGACATAACAGTTTTAACATCCGCAAAATCCAAGTTAACAAATCCAGGAGATGTAATTAAATCAGAAATACTCTGAACACCTTGACGTAAAACATCATCAGCAATACTGAATGCCTCACCCATTGGTGTCTTTTTATCCACGATCTCTAGCAACTTACTATTAGAAATAATTACTAAAGTATCAACGTCTTTTTTCAATTCTGTGATACCATCAGCCGCAAAACGTGAACGTTTTGAACCTTCAAAAGCAAATGGACGTGTTACAACACCAACAGTTAGTGCGCCACTTTCCTTAGCAATTCCAGCTACGATAGGTGCGGCACCTGTACCTGTACCACCACCCATTCCGGCAGTGATAAAGATCATGTCAGCTCCATCTAATGCTTCTTTAATTGACTCTTCACTTTCTTGCGCAGCTTTTTGACCAATTTCAGGATTTGATCCTGCTCCAAGACCTCTAGTTAATTTAGGTCCCAATTGGATTTTAGTCTCTGCTTGTGAACTTTCCAATGCTTGAACATCGGTATTTGCA
This region includes:
- a CDS encoding YggT family protein, with translation MNQILYGLPFIIGGVFQLYEFVVFIYCIMTFIPRLYQSSIGQIVVRMVEPFFNAIKKVIPTTFGMIDFSPLIALLILELVQKVIFWII
- a CDS encoding cell division protein SepF codes for the protein MAFEKLGNFFGINDEEEYDEQNSNEQQTTTDYSGNEKVVSMNSANETRPGSSKIAIYQPRVYSDAKIVAKQLLNNKAVIVNFNNINDEQAKRIVDFLTGSIYALNGEIKRVGDKIFLCTPPKFEIDGSIPELNE
- the ftsZ gene encoding cell division protein FtsZ; translation: MEYSLDSNNNTGAVIKVIGVGGAGGNAVNRMVDSGIKGVQFIAANTDVQALESSQAETKIQLGPKLTRGLGAGSNPEIGQKAAQESEESIKEALDGADMIFITAGMGGGTGTGAAPIVAGIAKESGALTVGVVTRPFAFEGSKRSRFAADGITELKKDVDTLVIISNSKLLEIVDKKTPMGEAFSIADDVLRQGVQSISDLITSPGFVNLDFADVKTVMSDQGSALMGIGTANGENRITDATNKAISSPLLEVSIDGAKQVLLNITGGPDLSLFEAQDAAQIVSEQATSDVNIIFGTSIDETLGDQVKVTVIATGVETEESKKQAPKRPQLNNRNASFNPNEKSDETKQAPQQSSDPLADWDINHDSSSKDVSGEKGDFEIFKKPETIDLDDNDDDSTPPIFKRRNNR